One Faecalispora anaeroviscerum genomic window carries:
- the aroF gene encoding 3-deoxy-7-phosphoheptulonate synthase, giving the protein MIIVLKPECTNDQLEQFIERLTSHYDLQVNTWVGTQRTVLGLIGDTSVVDMDYIAAQDLVESVKRVQEPYKKANRKFHPDNTVITLPGGQKIGDGSLTLMAGPCSVEGEEQICGIAQRVQAAGAKFLRGGAFKPRTSPYSFQGMKAEGLELLSEAKKKTGLPIVTEIMRVSHLELFEDVDIIQVGARNMQNFELLKELGKINKPILLKRGLSSTIEELLMSAEYIMAGGNEQVILCERGIRTFEPYTRNTLDISAVPVLKKLSHLPVIVDPSHAGGISWLVEPLAMAAVAAGADGLMIEVHNDPPHALSDGAQSLTPDQFDKVASRVFEVGKVFGKTR; this is encoded by the coding sequence ATGATCATCGTATTAAAACCGGAATGCACAAACGATCAGCTGGAACAATTCATTGAGAGGCTTACCAGCCATTACGACCTTCAGGTGAACACCTGGGTAGGCACCCAAAGAACCGTTCTCGGCCTGATCGGCGACACTTCCGTCGTAGATATGGACTATATTGCCGCGCAGGATCTGGTGGAAAGCGTAAAACGAGTGCAGGAACCATACAAGAAGGCAAACCGCAAGTTCCATCCGGATAATACGGTCATTACCCTCCCCGGCGGGCAGAAAATCGGCGACGGCTCGCTGACTTTGATGGCAGGCCCGTGCTCGGTAGAGGGAGAAGAGCAAATCTGCGGCATTGCACAGCGCGTTCAGGCCGCAGGCGCAAAGTTCCTGCGCGGCGGCGCGTTCAAGCCCCGCACCTCTCCCTACTCCTTCCAGGGCATGAAGGCCGAGGGCCTCGAGCTACTCAGCGAAGCGAAGAAAAAAACCGGCCTGCCAATCGTCACCGAAATCATGCGCGTTTCGCATCTCGAGCTGTTTGAGGACGTGGACATCATTCAGGTCGGCGCTCGCAACATGCAGAACTTCGAGCTGCTGAAGGAACTCGGCAAGATCAACAAGCCCATCCTGTTAAAGCGCGGCCTCTCCAGCACGATTGAAGAGCTGCTGATGAGCGCAGAATACATCATGGCGGGCGGCAACGAACAGGTGATCCTCTGCGAGCGCGGCATCCGCACCTTTGAGCCCTACACCCGCAACACGCTCGATATTTCTGCCGTGCCGGTGCTCAAGAAGCTCTCTCACCTGCCGGTAATCGTAGACCCCAGCCACGCGGGCGGAATCTCCTGGCTGGTAGAGCCTCTGGCTATGGCCGCTGTGGCCGCCGGAGCCGACGGCCTGATGATCGAGGTGCATAACGACCCGCCGCATGCGCTTTCCGACGGTGCGCAGTCTTTAACCCCCGACCAGTTCGACAAGGTTGCCTCTCGCGTATTCGAGGTGGGCAAGGTATTTGGCAAAACCCGATAA
- a CDS encoding shikimate kinase: MCGNIVLCGFMGCGKTTVGQVLAQKSGRSFLDLDQYIEQQQGKTVSQIFADDGEATFRRLENEAARELSRKDNLVIATGGGTVLKEENAALLRETGVIVLLNASLETLERRLDGVSNRPLLQRDDRQEFLRDLYARRIPLYRAAAQLCVEADGDPETVSEHILQKTELFFSKNS, encoded by the coding sequence ATGTGCGGCAACATTGTACTCTGCGGCTTTATGGGCTGCGGCAAAACAACGGTCGGGCAGGTGCTGGCGCAGAAAAGCGGCCGCAGCTTTCTCGATTTGGATCAATACATTGAGCAGCAACAGGGGAAAACCGTTTCTCAGATTTTCGCCGACGACGGGGAAGCGACCTTCCGCCGGCTGGAAAACGAAGCAGCACGCGAACTTTCGAGGAAGGATAACCTGGTGATCGCCACCGGCGGCGGCACGGTACTCAAGGAAGAAAACGCAGCCCTGCTGCGCGAAACCGGAGTGATCGTGCTGCTGAACGCTTCGCTCGAAACGCTGGAGCGCCGCCTCGACGGCGTAAGCAACCGCCCACTTTTGCAGCGGGATGACCGGCAGGAGTTTCTGCGTGATCTGTATGCCCGTCGAATCCCGCTGTACCGCGCCGCGGCGCAGCTTTGCGTGGAAGCCGACGGCGACCCGGAAACAGTTTCAGAACATATTTTACAAAAAACTGAACTTTTTTTCAGCAAAAACTCTTGA